The Lacticaseibacillus rhamnosus DNA window GTCAAATGCGGTAAAACAAATAACCCGCCTTCTTCGGAGATGCCTTGCTTGATCGCTTGTTGTCCAGTCTTGCTAACGCGCTGATCCCGTGTACTTGTGTATCGCATGTGAACGACTCCTATCTGATCCGACTTGTTTTTGCAATAAGGATATGATAATCTGTTCGCATTAGAAAAACAAGTGTCTATATTTTATATACAAGGAGCTGAAGAAAATGAATATTGCCATCTTAGGTTTTGGTACTGTCGGTAGCGGCGTTTATGACATCGTTGAAAATGGTGATCGCCGAATGCGGGTCACTGCTATTTTCATTCGCCCAACCCACCCAGCTACGATGCCTGAGATGACAACAAATTTCGATGCTATCCTTGCCGACCCGACTATCGATGTTGTCGTTGAGGCTATTGGCGGCTTGCATCCTGCTTATGATTATATCCTACGTGCACTGCAGCACGGCAAACATGTGGTGACCGCCAATAAAGCTGTCGTTGCGCAACACCTGCCTGAATTCATCACAACGGCGGCTCAGCATCACGTTCGCTTTTATTTTGAAGCCACTACTGGTGGTGGCATTCCCTGGATTCGCAATTTGGAACGCGCTGCTCGCATTGACCAAATCGATACCATCGAAGGCATCTTTAATGGTACGAGTAATTATATTTTGGATCAAATGCAACGGGCGCATCTCGATTTTGACCCGGTTTTGTTGGCAGCTAAAGACATGGGCTATGCCGAAGCCGATCCCAGTGCGGATATTGATGGTGACGATGTGGTTAACAAGCTGAAAATTTCCGCCGCACTGGCTTACGATATGGTTCCGCCGCGTGATGTTCCTAAATTTGGCATTCGTAATGTCACCAAAGCCGATATTGACTTTTTCGCCAGTCGTCACCAGGTTTTACGCCTAATTGGCAAGAGCAGACGAGTTGGTAACCATTATAGTATGGTCGTTGAACCGCGTCTTTATCCGGCGACTGCTTTGGCGGCCAACACGTTTGAAAACTTCAACCTGATCCGACTGCACGGCCAGACCATTGGCGATTTGCAGTTTTATGGTCAAGGCGCCGGTAAATATCCGACTGCTAATGCCATTGTTCAGGATCTATTCGACATTCTGGAAAATGCCCCGCATCTGACGCGGCACTTTAATCAGAACTTACAATTCGATGCAGATCTGAATACTGCTGATTACTTGCTGCGCGCCGATCCGCTCACGTTTGCCATGTTTAACGATAAGGACACCGAAGTCGTTCAGGATCATCTTTTAATCAAACAAATCCCGACTGGTGAAATGCATCGGCTCATGCGTGGCGTTTTGGCAATTGATGCTCATGCCTTCATGGCAGCCATTGGCGATAGTGAACTGACCACCCGTAACGTCAAAGAACAAGTTGATCAGGGGGTAATCGAATGAAAGTCG harbors:
- a CDS encoding homoserine dehydrogenase; the protein is MNIAILGFGTVGSGVYDIVENGDRRMRVTAIFIRPTHPATMPEMTTNFDAILADPTIDVVVEAIGGLHPAYDYILRALQHGKHVVTANKAVVAQHLPEFITTAAQHHVRFYFEATTGGGIPWIRNLERAARIDQIDTIEGIFNGTSNYILDQMQRAHLDFDPVLLAAKDMGYAEADPSADIDGDDVVNKLKISAALAYDMVPPRDVPKFGIRNVTKADIDFFASRHQVLRLIGKSRRVGNHYSMVVEPRLYPATALAANTFENFNLIRLHGQTIGDLQFYGQGAGKYPTANAIVQDLFDILENAPHLTRHFNQNLQFDADLNTADYLLRADPLTFAMFNDKDTEVVQDHLLIKQIPTGEMHRLMRGVLAIDAHAFMAAIGDSELTTRNVKEQVDQGVIE